In Horticoccus luteus, the following proteins share a genomic window:
- a CDS encoding Gfo/Idh/MocA family protein, whose product MSAPIKFGLIGLDTSHVLVFSDTFNNAEGKQFLPGARVVAAWPGGSPDLESSRSRVPGYTAEVRDKFGVEIADSIEDVVAASDAILLTSLDGRVHREQFARVAAAGPGKPVFLDKPFALTEADARAIFATAKAHDVPLFSSSSLRFTGALTRVVTAETKRTVRGADFHGPVALEPTNPGFFWYGIHAVEMLYATMGRGCGSVRCVTTEHYDLVTATWADGRIGTVRGNRTGNYEFHGLVHFEKHSAHVNVQTETKGFFTCLAEAVLEFVRTRQAPVDPEETIELVRFIVAANESRANGGREVTL is encoded by the coding sequence ATGAGTGCTCCCATCAAGTTCGGCCTGATCGGCCTGGATACGTCGCACGTGCTCGTTTTCAGCGACACGTTTAACAACGCGGAGGGAAAGCAGTTTCTTCCTGGCGCGCGCGTGGTGGCGGCGTGGCCGGGAGGTTCACCGGATCTTGAGTCGAGCCGCAGCCGCGTGCCGGGCTACACGGCGGAGGTGCGGGATAAATTTGGCGTGGAGATCGCGGACTCAATTGAGGACGTCGTGGCGGCGAGCGATGCGATTTTGCTGACGTCGCTCGACGGGCGGGTGCATCGCGAGCAGTTCGCGCGCGTGGCGGCGGCGGGGCCGGGCAAGCCGGTGTTTCTCGACAAGCCGTTCGCGCTGACGGAGGCGGACGCGCGGGCGATTTTCGCGACGGCGAAGGCGCATGACGTGCCGTTGTTCTCATCGTCGTCGCTGCGGTTTACGGGTGCGCTGACGCGGGTGGTGACGGCGGAGACCAAGCGCACGGTCAGAGGCGCGGACTTTCATGGGCCGGTGGCGCTTGAACCGACTAATCCGGGTTTCTTTTGGTATGGGATTCACGCAGTCGAGATGCTTTACGCGACGATGGGGCGCGGGTGTGGGAGTGTGCGTTGCGTGACGACGGAGCATTACGATCTCGTCACGGCGACGTGGGCGGACGGGCGGATCGGGACGGTGCGCGGCAATCGCACGGGCAACTACGAATTTCACGGGCTCGTGCATTTCGAGAAACACAGTGCGCACGTGAATGTGCAAACGGAGACGAAAGGCTTTTTCACCTGTCTGGCGGAAGCGGTGCTGGAGTTTGTGCGGACGCGGCAGGCACCGGTCGATCCGGAGGAAACGATCGAATTGGTGCGGTTTATCGTGGCGGCGAACGAGAGTCGGGCGAACGGCGGGCGGGAAGTGACCCTATGA
- a CDS encoding methyltransferase domain-containing protein: MSNDGPLPGEPAFWDQRYAAERTPWDAGGAAPRLVRFAAENAGPGRALIPGCGRGYEVAVLARAGWDVSAIDFSAVAVERARRLLGPGLGERVRVGDFFQGGLSAGTFDLVYERTFFCALSPRQREAYVARMAELLRADGRLVGFFYTGDERDGPPYQLSAADEEALFRPRFELVREEVVPESMPLFEGRERWREYRRR; this comes from the coding sequence ATGAGCAACGACGGGCCATTGCCGGGGGAGCCGGCGTTTTGGGATCAGCGTTACGCGGCGGAGCGGACGCCGTGGGACGCGGGCGGCGCCGCGCCGCGGCTGGTGCGTTTCGCCGCGGAAAACGCGGGGCCGGGGCGCGCGTTGATTCCGGGCTGCGGCCGCGGCTACGAAGTGGCGGTGTTGGCGCGGGCGGGTTGGGACGTGAGCGCGATCGACTTCTCGGCGGTCGCGGTGGAACGCGCGCGGCGTCTGCTCGGGCCGGGGCTCGGGGAGCGCGTGCGCGTGGGAGATTTTTTCCAAGGAGGACTGTCGGCGGGGACCTTCGATCTCGTTTACGAGCGAACGTTTTTCTGCGCGCTTTCGCCCCGGCAACGAGAGGCGTATGTGGCGCGCATGGCGGAATTGCTTCGCGCGGATGGGCGGTTGGTGGGATTTTTCTACACGGGCGACGAACGCGACGGCCCGCCCTATCAACTCAGCGCGGCGGACGAAGAAGCGCTGTTCCGGCCGCGATTCGAACTCGTCCGCGAAGAGGTGGTGCCAGAATCGATGCCGCTTTTCGAAGGGCGCGAGCGGTGGCGGGAATACCGGCGACGGTAG